A single region of the Streptomyces sp. NBC_01262 genome encodes:
- a CDS encoding TetR/AcrR family transcriptional regulator, protein MRYPKDHKKHARAAILTAAARTLKEKGFQGVGVDGLAASAQVTSGALYSNFGSKEAFLEQVVDEQLGAQFAGIEDPDPAERRRLLTEMLGMYLSDDHREDVAHGCVMPALSADVSRAGDSVREAYQRRMLDLVALLAPAMQGPPEEQEKRAWDVVATIVGAVTIARALPAADRAAAVLDAALDHATKAMTDAE, encoded by the coding sequence ATGAGGTATCCGAAGGACCACAAGAAGCACGCCAGGGCGGCGATCCTGACGGCGGCGGCACGCACGCTGAAGGAGAAGGGATTCCAGGGCGTCGGCGTCGACGGCCTCGCCGCCTCCGCCCAGGTGACCTCCGGGGCCCTCTACTCGAACTTCGGCAGCAAGGAAGCGTTCCTCGAACAGGTGGTCGACGAGCAACTCGGCGCCCAGTTCGCCGGCATCGAGGACCCCGATCCGGCCGAGCGCCGGCGCCTGCTCACGGAGATGCTCGGCATGTACCTCAGCGACGACCATCGCGAGGACGTCGCCCACGGCTGCGTCATGCCGGCACTGAGCGCGGACGTCTCCCGGGCCGGCGACTCCGTACGCGAGGCCTACCAGCGCCGCATGCTCGACCTGGTGGCCCTCCTGGCCCCCGCCATGCAAGGCCCGCCCGAAGAGCAGGAGAAGCGGGCCTGGGACGTGGTGGCCACGATCGTGGGCGCGGTCACCATCGCGCGCGCGCTGCCCGCCGCCGACCGGGCCGCGGCCGTCCTCGACGCCGCGCTCGACCACGCCACGAAGGCCATGACGGATGCCGAATGA
- a CDS encoding alpha/beta fold hydrolase: protein MSATHNEAVTRTVDVGGTPFAYREVGAATGTPLVLLHHFTAVLDDWDPAVVDGLAAAHRVILVDLRGVGASGGTAPDSVEAMAADAVAFVEALGLATVDLLGYSLGGMVAQEVVQRRPDLVRRIVLAGTSPAGDAGPADTFAVLQDAMQNASAEGKHPKHFLFFSPTAPSQAAGDAFLARLDQRTQDRDTAATNEAIGAQVTALAKWERSSSSAGLAAVRQPVLVVNGDDDTMIPTISSFNLARQLPNAELSIYPGSGHGALFQHHDLFVQQVLDFLRD from the coding sequence ATGTCCGCGACCCACAACGAAGCCGTCACCAGGACCGTCGACGTCGGTGGCACCCCCTTCGCCTACCGGGAGGTCGGCGCCGCCACAGGCACCCCGCTGGTGCTCCTGCACCACTTCACCGCGGTGCTCGACGACTGGGATCCCGCTGTCGTCGACGGCCTGGCCGCCGCGCACCGCGTCATCCTGGTCGATCTGAGGGGCGTCGGCGCCTCGGGCGGCACCGCTCCCGACAGCGTCGAGGCCATGGCCGCCGACGCGGTGGCGTTCGTCGAAGCCCTCGGACTGGCGACGGTCGACCTGCTGGGCTACTCACTGGGCGGCATGGTTGCCCAGGAGGTCGTGCAGCGGCGGCCTGACCTGGTCCGCCGGATCGTCCTGGCCGGCACCTCGCCCGCGGGCGACGCGGGACCCGCCGACACCTTCGCCGTGCTGCAGGACGCCATGCAGAACGCGAGCGCCGAGGGCAAGCACCCCAAGCACTTCCTGTTCTTCTCGCCCACCGCGCCCAGTCAGGCCGCCGGCGACGCCTTCCTGGCCCGCCTGGACCAGCGCACCCAGGACCGCGACACCGCCGCCACCAACGAGGCCATCGGCGCCCAGGTGACGGCACTGGCGAAGTGGGAGCGCAGCAGCTCAAGCGCCGGCCTCGCCGCCGTCCGGCAGCCCGTGCTCGTGGTCAACGGCGACGACGACACCATGATCCCGACGATCAGCTCGTTCAACCTCGCCCGCCAACTGCCCAACGCCGAGCTGAGCATCTACCCCGGCTCCGGCCACGGCGCCCTCTTCCAGCACCACGACCTGTTCGTCCAGCAGGTCCTGGACTTCCTGCGCGACTAG